A genomic region of Cannabis sativa cultivar Pink pepper isolate KNU-18-1 chromosome 1, ASM2916894v1, whole genome shotgun sequence contains the following coding sequences:
- the LOC115706178 gene encoding ABC transporter G family member 32: MWNSAENVFARSSSFRENGEDEEALRWAALERLPTYKRVRRGIFKDVVGDTKEVDVSELESPEQKLLLERLVNAVEDDPGRFFDRMRRRFDAVDLEFPKVEVRYQNLKVESFVHVGSRALPTIPNFVSNMAESLLRQLRIYRGQRSKLTILDNINGIIRPSRLTLLLGPPSSGKTSLMLALAGRLGPGLQMSGSITYNGHDFHEFVPQRTSAYVSQQDWHVAEMTVRETLELAGRCQGVGFKYDMLLELARREKVAGIKPDEDLDLFMKSLALGGQETGLVVEYIMKILGLDICADTLVGDEMLKGISGGQKKRLTTGELLVGPARVLFMDEISNGLDSSTTYQIIKYLRHSTRALDGTTVISLLQPAPETFELFDDVILLCEGQIVYQGPREAALDFFASMGFSCPDRKNVADFLQEVISKKDQEQYWSNFDLPYRYIPVKKFADAFRSFHTGKNLASELALPFDRRYNHPAALSTSRYGMPRLELLKTSYNWQKLLMKRNSFIYVFKFIQLLFVALITMSVFFRTTLHHDTIDDGGLYLGALYFSMVIILFNGFTEVSMLVAKLPVLYKHRDLRFYPSWVYTLPSWILSIPTSLMESGFWVAVTYYVIGYDPAVTRFLKQFLLYFSLHQMSIALFRLMGSLGRNMIVANTFGSFAMLVVMALGGYIISRDRVPSWWIWGFWFSPLMYAQNAASVNEFLGHSWDKVVGNATSSSTLGEALLKARSLFSESYWYWIGVGALLGYTLLFNLMFTFFLSYLNPLGRQQAVVSKQELREREKRRKGEPVVIELRHYLEHSGSLNGKHFKQRGMVLPFQPLSMAFSNINYYVDVPLELKQQGVVEDRLQLLVNVTGAFRPGILTALVGVSGAGKTTLMDVLAGRKTGGIVEGDIYISGYPKRQETFARVSGYCEQSDIHSPCLTIMESLLFSAWLRLPSDVDLETQKAFVDEVMELVELSSLSGALVGLPGVDGLSTEQRKRLTIAVELVTNPSIVFMDEPTSGLDARSAAIVMRTVRNIVNTGRTIVCTIHQPSIDIFESFDELLFMKRGGELIYAGPLGPRSCELIKYFEAIEGVTPIRPGYNPATWMLDVTSSAEESRLEVDFAEIYRRSSLFQRNRDLVENLSRPSSNAKELNFPTKYSQSSFEQFVTCLWKQNLSYWRNPQYTAVRFFYTVIISLMFGTICWKFGARRETQQDIFNAMGSMYAAILFVGITNATAVQPVVSVERFVSYRERAAGMYSALPFAMAQVAIEFPYVFAQSMIYSTVFYSMAQFDWTFLKFIWYIFFMYFTMLYFTFYGMMTTAITPNHNVAAIIAAPFYMLWNLFSGFMIPHKRIPVWWRWYYWANPVAWSLYGLLASQYGDDNGLVKLSDGVHEVAIKTLLKEVFGFRHDYLGVAGIMVVGFCAFFALIFAFAIKAFNFQRR; encoded by the exons ATGTGGAACTCGGCGGAGAACGTTTTCGCGCGATCGTCATCGTTCAGAGAGAATGGGGAAGACGAGGAGGCGCTCCGATGGGCGGCGCTGGAGAGGCTTCCGACATACAAGCGTGTCCGGCGTGGAATTTTTAAGGACGTCGTTGGAGATACCAAGGAGGTCGACGTCAGCGAGCTTGAGTCTCCGGAGCAGAAGCTTCTTTTGGAACGGTTGGTCAATGCCGTTGAAGATGATCCTGGCCGTTTTTTTGATCGAATGAGAAGAAGATTTGATGC AGTAGATTTAGAGTTTCCCAAGGTTGAGGTTCGATATCAGAATTTGAAGGTCGAATCATTTGTCCACGTGGGAAGCAGAGCGCTTCCAACCATTCCCAACTTCGTATCAAATATGGCGGAG AGTTTGTTAAGACAACTCCGGATATACAGAGGACAAAGGAGCAAATTGACCATCTTAGACAACATAAATGGGATCATAAGACCTTCAAg ATTGACCCTGCTTTTGGGTCCTCCAAGTTCTGGAAAGACGTCGCTTATGCTTGCTCTTGCTGGGCGTCTTGGACCAGGTTTGCAG ATGTCAGGAAGCATTACATATAACGGGCATGATTTTCATGAGTTTGTTCCTCAAAGGACATCTGCGTATGTAAGCCAACAGGATTGGCATGTAGCGGAGATGACAGTCAGGGAAACTCTTGAGTTAGCAGGGCGTTGTCAAGGTGTTGGATTTAAATATG ATATGTTATTGGAACTTGCAAGAAGGGAAAAGGTTGCAGGAATAAAACCTGATGAAGATCTTGATTTATTCATGAAG TCGTTAGCTCTTGGGGGCCAGGAGACAGGTCTTGTGGTGGAGTATATCATGAAG ATTTTAGGGTTGGACATATGTGCTGACACATTAGTAGGAGATGAAATGCTTAAGGGAATCTCAGGTGGCCAAAAGAAGCGACTTACTACAG GTGAATTGCTTGTAGGTCCAGCGAGAGTCCTTTTCATGGATGAAATATCAAACGGGCTTGATAGTTCAACTACTTATCAAATCATCAAATATCTTAGGCATTCCACCCGCGCACTTGATGGGACAACTGTTATTTCTCTTCTTCAACCTGCTCCTGAAACCTTCGAGTTGTTTGATGATGTCATTCTCTTGTGTGAAGGCCAGATTGTATATCAGGGTCCTCGTGAAGCTGCTCTTGATTTCTTCGCATCTATGGGATTTAGCTGTCCTGATAGAAAGAATGTAGCAGATTTTCTGCAAGAA GTGATATCAAAGAAGGACCAAGAACAGTACTGGTCGAATTTCGACCTCCCTTACCGTTATATACCAGTGAAAAAATTCGCTGATGCTTTTCGTTCATTTCACACTGGCAAAAATCTTGCTTCAGAACTAGCCCTTCCTTTTGATAGACGCTATAACCACCCAGCAGCCTTGTCAACCTCTCGTTATGGTATGCCAAGACTTGAGCTTCTTAAGACAAGTTATAACTGGCAGAAGCTGTTGATGAAGCGTAATTCATTTATATATGTCTTCAAATTTATTCAG CTACTTTTCGTTGCTCTGATAACGATGAGTGTCTTCTTTCGAACGACATTGCACCACGATACAATCGATGATGGGGGCTTATATCTTGGGGCACTATACTTTTCAATGGTTATTATTCTTTTCAATGGCTTTACAGAGGTATCAATGTTGGTGGCCAAGCTTCCAGTTCTTTACAAGCATAGGGACTTGCGGTTCTACCCAAGCTGGGTCTACACACTCCCTTCTTGGATTCTGAGTATCCCAACGTCACTTATGGAGTCTGGGTTTTGGGTTGCCGTCACATATTATGTGATTGGATATGATCCAGCAGTCACTAG ATTTCTTAAGCAGTTTTTGTTGTATTTCTCTCTGCACCAAATGTCGATAGCTCTCTTTCGTCTTATGGGATCCTTGGGCCGAAATATGATAGTTGCTAACACATTTGGATCTTTTGCAATGCTAGTTGTGATGGCACTTGGAGGGTACATCATCTCAAGAG ATCGTGTTCCAAGTTGGTGGATATGGGGTttctggttttctcctttgATGTATGCACAAAATGCAGCTTCTGTGAATGAATTCCTTGGACATTCCTGGGATAAG GTAGTTGGAAATGCTACCAGCTCTTCTACATTAGGAGAGGCATTGCTAAAAGCTCGCAGTTTGTTTTCTGAGAGCTACTGGTATTGGATTGGTGTTGGTGCTTTGCTTGGCTATACACTCCTCTTCAATTTGATGTTCACATTCTTCCTTTCTTACCTTAACC cTTTGGGAAGGCAACAGGCTGTAGTCTCTAAGCAAGAGTTacgagaaagagagaaaagaagaaaaggagAACCTGTTGTTATTGAGCTTAGACACTACTTGGAGCACTCGGGGTCTTTGAATG GTAAACATTTTAAGCAAAGAGGCATGGTTCTACCATTTCAACCACTTTCCATGGCTTTCAGTAATATCAATTATTATGTCGATGTCCCTTTG GAACTGAAGCAACAAGGAGTTGTAGAAGACAGATTGCAACTGTTGGTTAATGTTACTGGGGCATTTAGGCCAGGGATTCTTACTGCCTTAGTTGGGGTGAGTGGCGCTGGAAAAACCACACTCATGGATGTCCTAGCTGGTAGAAAAACTGGCGGGATTGTAGAAGGGGACATATATATATCTGGTTATCCCAAAAGGCAAGAAACATTTGCAAGAGTATCAGGTTACTGTGAGCAGAGTGACATTCATTCTCCTTGCTTGACCATTATGGAATCACTATTATTCTCTGCTTGGCTTCGGCTGCCATCGGATGTTGACTTGGAGACACAGAAG GCTTTTGTGGATGAAGTGATGGAACTTGTGGAACTCTCTTCGCTGAGTGGGGCATTGGTTGGTCTACCTGGGGTAGATGGCTTGTCAACTGAACAAAGAAAAAGGCTAACAATAGCAGTAGAGCTAGTTACCAACCCTTCAATCGTATTTATGGATGAGCCCACATCAGGGTTAGATGCAAGATCAGCAGCCATTGTGATGAGAACAGTGAGGAATATTGTTAACACTGGTCGCACAATAGTTTGCACAATCCATCAGCCTAGCATAGACATATTTGAATCTTTTGATGAG CTTTTGTTTATGAAGCGCGGAGGAGAGCTCATATATGCTGGTCCTCTTGGTCCAAGGTCATGTGAGCTCATCAAGTATTTTGAG GCAATTGAAGGGGTGACACCGATTAGGCCTGGATATAATCCTGCTACATGGATGCTTGATGTTACTTCTTCAGCTGAAGAAAGCCGTTTGGAAGTAGACTTTGCAGAAATTTACCGACGATCAAGTTTATTTCA ACGTAACAGAGATTTGGTTGAAAACCTAAGCAGGCCTAGTTCTAATGCAAAAGAACTAAACTTCCCAACCAAGTATTCGCAATCAAGTTTTGAACAATTTGTCACTTGTCTTTGGAAGCAAAACTTGTCGTATTGGAGAAACCCCCAATATACTGCTGTTCGTTTCTTTTACACTGTCATCATCTCATTGATGTTTGGGACAATATGCTGGAAATTTGGTGCTAGaag GGAGACCCAGCAGGATATATTTAATGCCATGGGATCCATGTATGCAGCTATCCTATTTGTTGGAATTACTAATGCCACTGCAGTTCAACCTGTTGTTTCTGTTGAAAGATTCGTCTCTTACAGAGAAAGGGCTGCAGGGATGTACTCGGCTTTACCATTTGCaatggctcag GTTGCAATTGAGTTCCCCTACGTATTTGCACAATCAATGATCTATAGCACAGTTTTCTACTCCATGGCTCAGTTTGACTGGACTTTCTTGAAATTTATCTGGTACATATTCTTCATGTATTTTACGATGCTGTACTTTACATTTTATGGAATGATGACTACTGCTATCACGCCAAACCACAATGTTGCTGCCATCATTGCTGCTCCATTTTATATGCTGTGGAATCTTTTCAGCGGCTTTATGATTCCTCACAAG AGAATTCCCGTATGGTGGAGATGGTACTACTGGGCGAACCCTGTAGCCTGGAGTCTTTATGGGCTGCTCGCTTCGCAATATGGAGATGATAATGGGCTTGTTAAACTATCAGATGGAGTTCACGAGGTAGCTATAAAAACATTACTCAAAGAAGTGTTTGGTTTCAGACACGATTACTTGGGCGTGGCAGGTATTATGGTGGTTGGTTTCTGTGCGTTCTTTGCATTGATTTTTGCCTTTGCAATAAAAGCTTTCAACTTCCAGAGGAGATGA